The following are encoded together in the Robertmurraya sp. FSL R5-0851 genome:
- a CDS encoding DUF2627 domain-containing protein yields MIRIFALLILLIPGFLAAYGIKLMRDMLFGILLSPFPYLWLQFLIGLFLFVAGLSFVAGFIFHRDRKKNKVQARFQTQKKDKA; encoded by the coding sequence ATGATTAGAATATTTGCGTTACTTATCTTATTAATACCTGGTTTTTTAGCTGCATACGGTATTAAACTAATGCGGGATATGCTGTTCGGGATACTTCTTTCACCCTTTCCATATCTTTGGCTTCAATTTCTGATTGGTCTATTTCTGTTTGTGGCAGGTTTATCTTTCGTGGCAGGATTCATCTTTCATAGAGATCGCAAAAAAAATAAAGTACAAGCTCGTTTTCAGACACAAAAAAAAGACAAAGCGTAA
- a CDS encoding glycerophosphodiester phosphodiesterase family protein: protein MTEVIAHRGYSAKFPENTMIAFHEAEYANADGIELDVQLSKDGEVVVIHDEKLNRTTSGKGYVKDFTLQELKKLDAGVLFPNLSEKQTIPTLEEVFAWLATNTLICNVELKNGVFRYEGMEEKVIKLIRQYDLSKRTIISSFNHYSIVHCYRLAPEVEIAPLLSEGLYMPWIYAASIRAKGFHPRYSAVPNEVISLSLESGIAVRPYTVNKEVEMERLFQINCTAFITDDPTIAVKLRDKYKKDKA from the coding sequence ATGACGGAAGTGATTGCACATCGGGGCTATTCAGCTAAGTTTCCTGAAAATACGATGATCGCATTTCATGAAGCTGAATATGCAAATGCAGATGGAATAGAGCTAGATGTTCAGCTTTCAAAGGATGGTGAAGTAGTTGTCATTCATGATGAAAAGCTCAACAGAACAACAAGCGGAAAAGGATATGTGAAGGACTTTACACTTCAAGAGTTAAAAAAATTGGATGCGGGTGTATTGTTTCCAAATTTAAGTGAAAAACAAACGATTCCTACATTAGAGGAAGTATTTGCTTGGCTAGCGACAAATACATTAATCTGCAATGTTGAATTAAAAAATGGTGTGTTCCGTTACGAAGGAATGGAAGAAAAAGTGATAAAATTAATTCGTCAATATGATCTTTCCAAACGAACGATCATTTCTTCGTTCAACCATTACAGCATTGTTCATTGTTATAGACTTGCACCAGAAGTTGAGATTGCCCCATTACTATCAGAAGGTTTATATATGCCTTGGATATATGCGGCTTCTATCCGAGCGAAAGGGTTTCATCCTCGCTATTCAGCTGTGCCTAATGAGGTGATCAGTCTTTCCTTAGAGTCGGGAATTGCTGTGAGACCATATACTGTGAATAAAGAAGTGGAAATGGAGAGATTATTTCAAATCAACTGTACCGCGTTTATAACAGATGACCCAACTATAGCGGTTAAACTACGGGATAAATATAAAAAAGACAAAGCGTAG
- the spoIVB gene encoding SpoIVB peptidase: protein MLRHELLRKIIGGILLVSLVAIGFSKPFQDYLSIPKSVTLFEGENLILQKSTPVSAAVTANSTLSIQQDDQTVSLQAKKYGKDEMLLELAGFPIKKVDVDVLKDFKVIPGGQSIGVKLNTVGVLVVGHHQVNTAEGKKSPGEIAGIKVGDIITKINGQKIEKMSDVAPFVQTAGQKGEPLNIEVSREDGKIDTKLMPLKEAGEENFKLGLYIRDSAAGIGTMTFYHPESKKYGALGHVISDMDTKKPIVVEDGQIVRSTVTSIEKGSNGDPGEKLARFSSDKEVIGDIQRNSPFGIFGKLSKEITNGIMDKALPIALSHQVKEGPAKILTVVDNDQVKLFDIEIVSTIPQKFPATKGMVIKVTDPELLEKTGGIVQGMSGSPIIQDDKVVGAVTHVFVNDPTSGYGVHIEWMLNEAGIDIYEKPREKAS from the coding sequence ATGTTGAGGCATGAACTTCTTAGAAAAATAATTGGTGGAATTCTCCTTGTTTCATTAGTTGCCATAGGATTTTCAAAACCATTTCAAGATTACCTTAGTATCCCCAAAAGTGTTACCCTATTTGAGGGTGAAAACCTTATTTTACAGAAATCTACTCCTGTATCTGCTGCCGTCACAGCAAATTCAACTCTTTCTATTCAACAAGATGATCAAACCGTGTCTTTACAAGCAAAGAAATATGGGAAAGATGAAATGCTACTTGAACTAGCAGGTTTCCCTATTAAAAAGGTCGATGTAGACGTATTAAAGGATTTTAAAGTCATTCCAGGTGGACAATCTATCGGTGTGAAGCTTAATACGGTAGGAGTCCTTGTCGTTGGTCACCATCAAGTAAATACAGCAGAAGGAAAAAAATCTCCAGGTGAAATTGCAGGAATTAAAGTAGGCGACATTATTACAAAGATTAACGGTCAAAAAATTGAAAAAATGTCAGATGTAGCACCATTTGTTCAAACTGCAGGTCAAAAGGGTGAGCCACTGAATATTGAAGTGAGCAGAGAAGATGGCAAAATTGATACAAAACTTATGCCATTAAAAGAAGCTGGAGAAGAGAATTTTAAGCTCGGCCTATATATTCGTGACTCGGCGGCTGGTATTGGAACAATGACGTTTTATCATCCAGAATCGAAAAAGTATGGTGCTTTAGGACATGTTATTTCAGACATGGACACGAAAAAGCCTATTGTAGTTGAGGATGGTCAAATTGTTCGTTCAACAGTCACGTCTATTGAAAAAGGAAGCAATGGAGATCCAGGTGAAAAACTCGCCCGTTTCTCTTCCGATAAAGAGGTAATTGGTGACATTCAAAGAAATAGCCCTTTTGGAATATTTGGAAAGCTTTCAAAAGAAATTACGAATGGAATAATGGATAAGGCCCTTCCAATTGCTCTTTCCCATCAGGTAAAAGAGGGTCCGGCTAAGATACTAACGGTTGTAGATAATGATCAAGTAAAACTATTTGATATTGAAATTGTAAGCACGATTCCACAAAAGTTTCCAGCTACAAAAGGAATGGTTATTAAGGTAACTGACCCAGAATTACTTGAAAAAACGGGTGGGATTGTGCAAGGGATGAGTGGAAGTCCGATCATCCAGGATGATAAAGTGGTTGGAGCCGTAACGCATGTGTTCGTCAATGACCCTACTTCAGGCTATGGTGTTCACATCGAATGGATGCTAAATGAAGCGGGAATCGATATATACGAAAAACCAAGAGAAAAGGCGAGTTAA
- the yqiS gene encoding phosphate butyryltransferase, with translation MTLDWLIERATQYEEKTVAVVAADDVEVIEAVIEALRLRIANFFLYGDKEQILSILREKAPELVRSEKIKIFHTNSSASAAEHAVKAIKLNEANVLMKGNVPTATILKAVLNKDYGLRTGNVLSHISVFEVAGYDRFTIVTDAAMNINPDLETKVQIINNSVKLAKSIGIETPRVAVIAAVEVVNPSMPATMDAAILTQMNRRGQIKDCLIDGPFGLDNAISLEAAKQKKINSEVAGRADILLVPTIEVGNTLYKSLVYFAGARVGAIIAGAKVPIVLTSRADSAESKVYSLALAICSVCK, from the coding sequence ATGACATTGGATTGGCTAATCGAAAGAGCGACCCAATATGAAGAAAAGACTGTGGCAGTAGTTGCAGCAGATGATGTAGAAGTTATCGAAGCAGTCATTGAGGCTCTTAGGCTTAGAATAGCTAATTTCTTTCTATATGGAGATAAAGAGCAAATTTTGTCTATACTGAGAGAAAAGGCCCCGGAGCTAGTGAGAAGTGAAAAAATAAAGATTTTTCATACCAACTCAAGTGCTTCTGCTGCTGAACATGCAGTCAAAGCAATTAAATTAAATGAAGCAAATGTACTTATGAAGGGAAATGTTCCAACAGCCACCATCTTAAAGGCAGTACTTAATAAAGACTACGGATTACGAACCGGGAATGTGCTGTCGCATATCTCCGTTTTTGAAGTTGCTGGTTATGACCGTTTTACGATTGTAACCGATGCAGCTATGAATATAAATCCTGATTTAGAGACAAAAGTTCAAATTATAAATAATTCCGTAAAACTTGCGAAATCAATCGGGATTGAAACTCCGCGTGTTGCTGTCATTGCTGCAGTGGAGGTCGTAAATCCATCCATGCCAGCAACAATGGATGCAGCGATCTTAACTCAAATGAACCGGAGAGGCCAAATAAAGGATTGCCTCATAGACGGACCGTTTGGTCTTGATAATGCCATTTCTCTCGAAGCAGCTAAGCAGAAAAAGATTAACAGTGAGGTGGCTGGACGAGCTGATATTTTATTAGTGCCAACTATTGAAGTAGGAAATACACTATATAAATCACTCGTATATTTTGCTGGGGCAAGGGTTGGTGCGATCATCGCCGGAGCAAAAGTACCAATTGTTTTAACATCCAGAGCAGATTCAGCTGAAAGTAAAGTGTATTCCCTTGCTCTTGCTATTTGTTCTGTTTGTAAATAA
- a CDS encoding DUF342 domain-containing protein: protein MDLINNEYIRLEEENGSIFITVLQKGYPLNQLDQLVREHPRIAITKFVELKASLEQAKIEKIHIGEWKPLISISISEDKMVAKMRLRVTEAVLLGEREKLMADISEALEVHGIKSGILQTEVKQPLVNKEFVIAKGEPALTGADAVVLYFQLSNRKPTIREDGKADYFDLNFIDEVKAGEWLGEKKSSTEGVPGRNVLGEVLLPKKGKDQPLFYDHKTVEKIENDNVTTLKALVDGVVQFKDGKISVGNHLIINGDVGTGTGNIQFDGSVTINGIVSAGFSVKATQDISILGELGISGVKEVESISGDIFIKGGVFGNNITIIKAAKNIFLKHANECILKAGEDIHIGYYSLGAKIKGRNIIANEEKGKIIGGTIEAKGKVSAAVFGNRLERKTFIQVEGFNRFELEHELSELLLRYKEKVFYVEGLKKQLDSFEDLQSHLNETQFKQFQRLKSIYEDEMIEVSFLEARRKNVMKLLETKGEGQVSIQVAAYPETTLQIKNQKKHVQSLIKGTIYCDRNTLYSE from the coding sequence ATGGACCTTATAAACAATGAGTATATTCGACTGGAAGAGGAGAACGGATCGATCTTTATTACTGTTTTACAAAAAGGATATCCACTTAATCAATTGGATCAGCTTGTTCGAGAACATCCAAGAATTGCGATCACAAAATTTGTAGAATTGAAAGCGAGTTTAGAACAGGCAAAAATTGAGAAGATACATATCGGTGAATGGAAGCCTCTTATTTCTATTTCGATTAGTGAAGATAAGATGGTTGCTAAAATGCGCCTTCGCGTAACAGAAGCGGTACTACTTGGCGAACGTGAAAAACTCATGGCTGATATATCGGAAGCACTAGAAGTTCATGGAATTAAAAGTGGAATTTTGCAAACGGAAGTAAAGCAACCACTTGTTAATAAGGAATTTGTCATAGCAAAAGGAGAACCGGCCCTTACTGGAGCAGATGCAGTTGTACTGTATTTTCAATTATCAAATCGAAAACCGACGATTCGTGAAGACGGAAAAGCGGATTATTTTGATTTGAATTTTATTGATGAGGTGAAAGCTGGGGAATGGCTTGGTGAAAAGAAGTCAAGTACAGAAGGTGTTCCAGGAAGAAATGTACTTGGAGAGGTTTTGCTTCCGAAAAAAGGAAAGGATCAACCCTTGTTTTATGACCATAAGACAGTTGAGAAGATAGAAAACGATAATGTAACCACTCTGAAAGCGCTTGTAGATGGAGTAGTCCAATTCAAAGATGGTAAAATTTCTGTCGGGAATCATCTCATTATTAATGGAGATGTAGGAACGGGGACTGGGAACATTCAATTTGATGGAAGTGTTACTATTAACGGGATTGTTTCAGCAGGCTTTAGTGTCAAAGCTACTCAGGATATTTCAATTTTAGGAGAGCTTGGAATAAGTGGAGTGAAAGAAGTCGAATCCATAAGCGGTGATATTTTTATTAAAGGTGGAGTATTCGGGAATAACATAACCATTATTAAAGCAGCAAAAAATATATTCTTAAAACATGCCAATGAATGTATTTTAAAAGCTGGTGAGGATATTCATATTGGTTATTATTCGTTAGGCGCAAAAATTAAGGGGAGAAACATAATTGCTAACGAAGAAAAAGGTAAAATTATCGGAGGTACTATTGAGGCGAAGGGGAAGGTAAGTGCTGCTGTATTTGGCAATAGGCTTGAAAGGAAGACGTTTATTCAGGTCGAAGGATTTAATCGTTTTGAATTAGAACATGAGCTTTCAGAGTTGTTGTTGAGGTATAAAGAAAAAGTGTTCTATGTGGAAGGTCTTAAAAAGCAACTCGATTCTTTTGAAGACTTACAATCACATCTTAATGAAACCCAATTCAAGCAATTTCAACGTTTAAAGTCCATATATGAGGACGAAATGATTGAAGTCTCCTTTTTAGAGGCAAGAAGAAAGAACGTCATGAAGCTTCTTGAGACAAAGGGAGAAGGTCAAGTCAGTATACAAGTTGCCGCATACCCAGAAACGACATTACAGATCAAGAATCAGAAAAAGCATGTTCAATCTTTAATAAAAGGTACGATTTATTGCGATAGGAATACACTTTACTCTGAATAA
- the buk gene encoding butyrate kinase, producing the protein MEVNKLHELMNRILVINPGSTSTKIGVFDNDISIFEKTIRHESDQINSFDNIIDQYEFRKQTILETLDIEGINISKLSAVCGRGGLLRPIEGGTYEVNDIMLLDLKAGYSGQHASNLGGIIAFEIASGLNIPAFIVDPVVVDELDPIARISGFPLIERKSIFHALNQKAVARRVSKSLGKRYEDLNLIVTHMGGGITVGVHKNGRVIDVNNGLHGDGPFSPERAGTVPAGDLISLCYSGDFYREEVMKKLVGQGGLVGYLGTNDAIKVEEMIGKGDKQAKLIYSAMAYQVAKEIGAASSVLAGKVDAIILTGGLAYGKDFVKEISDRVNWIADVMIEPGENELQALVEGALRVLRGEEEAKQYPNGVKDTVHSK; encoded by the coding sequence ATGGAGGTTAACAAGTTGCACGAATTAATGAATCGAATTCTTGTAATCAATCCTGGTTCTACATCAACGAAAATCGGAGTATTCGATAATGACATATCAATTTTTGAAAAGACCATTCGACATGAATCAGACCAGATTAATTCGTTTGACAATATCATTGACCAATACGAATTCAGAAAACAGACGATACTTGAGACGCTTGATATAGAAGGCATAAATATATCGAAGCTGAGTGCGGTTTGTGGACGTGGTGGATTACTTCGCCCAATTGAAGGTGGTACGTATGAAGTAAATGATATAATGCTTCTAGACTTAAAGGCTGGTTATTCAGGGCAACACGCATCAAACCTGGGAGGAATTATTGCCTTTGAAATTGCATCGGGTTTAAATATCCCAGCATTTATTGTCGATCCCGTGGTTGTAGATGAACTTGATCCTATCGCGCGTATTTCTGGTTTTCCATTAATCGAACGAAAAAGTATTTTCCATGCACTTAATCAAAAAGCGGTTGCCAGGAGGGTGTCAAAGTCACTCGGAAAAAGGTATGAGGACCTGAACCTAATCGTGACTCATATGGGTGGAGGAATCACTGTAGGGGTTCATAAAAATGGTAGAGTGATTGATGTGAATAATGGATTGCATGGTGATGGGCCATTTAGTCCGGAGCGTGCTGGTACAGTACCAGCAGGTGATTTAATTTCCTTATGTTATTCAGGAGATTTTTATCGTGAGGAAGTGATGAAGAAACTAGTCGGTCAAGGCGGGCTTGTCGGGTATCTTGGTACGAATGATGCAATAAAGGTAGAAGAGATGATCGGTAAGGGTGATAAGCAGGCAAAGCTTATATACTCAGCGATGGCCTATCAAGTGGCAAAAGAGATTGGAGCAGCGAGTAGTGTTTTGGCAGGAAAAGTGGATGCGATTATCCTTACAGGTGGATTAGCGTACGGGAAAGATTTTGTAAAAGAAATCAGTGACCGAGTCAACTGGATAGCAGACGTCATGATTGAACCTGGTGAAAATGAGTTGCAGGCTCTTGTAGAAGGTGCGCTAAGAGTTTTAAGAGGAGAAGAAGAGGCGAAACAGTATCCAAATGGAGTAAAAGATACTGTTCATAGCAAGTAA
- a CDS encoding sigma-54-dependent Fis family transcriptional regulator produces the protein MQTVMIVGAGKGGTSILKILKETAMLDVKVVIDHDLEAEGMKHAKTEGIITDIDWRKYIETVDIIIEVTGDDKVFRELRDARSKNTVLIPGSVAFLVTMLMEEKEKLLDKVQNDAYKHDLIFNSTDDGMIVVDKNGVVTLFNSSAERMTGISQKEAIGKPILQVIPSSQLPRILKTRKIEANHELVLTNGMHVITTRIPMIDEDNHLIGAFSVFKDKTELMDLALEITNLNEIKIMLQAIIQSSDEAISVVDENGKGLMINPAYSRLTGLTEEQVIGQPANADISEGESMHMKVLQTRRPVRGVTMRVGPNKKDVIVNVAPIIVDGKLKGSVGVIHDMSEIQSLNKELSRARQIIRTLEAKYSFDDIIGHSEEIQLSIEQARLGAKTPATVLLRGESGTGKELFAHAIHNGSDRKYNKFIRVNCAALSESLLESELFGYEEGAFSGAKRGGKRGLFEEANNGSIFLDEIGELTANTQAKLLRVLQENEITRVGGTKSIPINVRVIAATNVNIEKGIANGTFREDLYYRLNRMPIHIPALRFRKEDIPFLCERLIHKINQDYGRNVEGITPLAMKQLMRYDWPGNVRELENILGRAIIFMTNHETEIDIMHVPALIKEQDQLPKMTAEDEKEESLAELVEEFEAKIIAQTLAELKGNKTAAAKKLGLSVRNLYYKLDKYNLAKNSMQ, from the coding sequence TTGCAGACAGTCATGATTGTAGGGGCCGGTAAAGGTGGAACCTCTATATTAAAAATATTAAAAGAAACAGCTATGCTTGATGTCAAAGTAGTAATTGATCATGATTTAGAGGCGGAAGGTATGAAACATGCGAAAACGGAAGGAATCATTACAGATATTGATTGGCGTAAATATATTGAAACCGTTGATATTATTATTGAGGTAACTGGTGATGATAAGGTTTTCCGTGAATTAAGAGATGCTCGTTCTAAAAATACGGTTCTAATTCCAGGGAGTGTAGCCTTCCTGGTTACGATGTTAATGGAAGAGAAAGAAAAATTGCTTGATAAAGTGCAAAATGATGCATACAAGCATGACCTTATTTTTAATTCGACTGACGATGGGATGATCGTAGTCGATAAAAATGGAGTTGTCACCCTTTTTAATAGCAGCGCAGAGAGAATGACAGGAATAAGTCAGAAAGAGGCGATTGGAAAACCAATCCTTCAGGTTATTCCTTCAAGTCAGTTGCCGCGTATTTTAAAAACCAGGAAAATTGAAGCGAATCACGAATTGGTGCTAACAAATGGGATGCATGTAATTACCACCCGAATACCTATGATCGATGAAGATAATCACTTAATTGGTGCATTTTCAGTCTTTAAAGATAAAACAGAGTTAATGGACCTAGCGCTTGAAATAACAAATTTAAATGAGATTAAAATTATGCTTCAAGCGATTATTCAGTCAAGTGATGAAGCGATTTCTGTAGTGGACGAGAATGGAAAGGGGCTTATGATAAACCCTGCTTATTCTAGGCTAACGGGATTGACAGAGGAACAAGTCATTGGTCAACCAGCCAATGCTGATATATCAGAAGGTGAAAGTATGCATATGAAAGTGCTCCAAACGAGAAGACCTGTAAGAGGTGTAACGATGAGAGTTGGACCGAATAAAAAAGATGTCATTGTTAATGTTGCTCCAATAATCGTTGATGGGAAGTTAAAAGGTAGCGTCGGTGTCATACATGATATGTCCGAAATACAAAGCTTAAATAAAGAGTTGAGTAGAGCGAGACAAATTATTCGGACGCTTGAAGCGAAATACTCCTTTGATGATATTATTGGACATTCGGAGGAAATTCAGCTTTCAATTGAACAAGCAAGACTTGGTGCAAAAACTCCTGCAACGGTATTGCTTCGCGGTGAATCAGGAACTGGAAAGGAGCTTTTTGCGCACGCGATTCATAATGGAAGTGATCGGAAATATAACAAATTTATCCGTGTGAATTGTGCGGCGTTATCAGAAAGTCTACTAGAAAGTGAATTGTTTGGTTATGAGGAAGGAGCGTTTTCAGGTGCGAAGCGTGGGGGGAAAAGAGGATTATTTGAAGAAGCAAACAATGGAAGTATTTTCCTTGATGAGATCGGTGAGTTAACGGCTAATACACAAGCGAAGCTACTAAGAGTTCTACAGGAAAATGAAATTACAAGGGTTGGTGGGACCAAATCTATACCAATTAATGTGCGAGTAATTGCTGCTACGAATGTAAATATTGAGAAAGGCATTGCGAACGGTACTTTTCGGGAAGACTTATATTACCGGCTTAATCGAATGCCTATTCATATTCCTGCTTTGAGGTTCAGAAAAGAGGATATTCCGTTCCTTTGTGAAAGGCTCATTCATAAAATCAATCAGGATTATGGACGGAATGTAGAGGGGATCACCCCGCTCGCAATGAAGCAACTTATGCGTTACGATTGGCCAGGCAATGTGCGGGAATTAGAAAACATTCTTGGGCGGGCAATCATTTTTATGACCAACCATGAAACAGAAATTGATATTATGCACGTTCCTGCTTTAATTAAGGAGCAAGATCAGTTGCCAAAGATGACAGCTGAGGATGAAAAAGAAGAATCGCTTGCCGAACTGGTTGAAGAGTTTGAAGCGAAAATAATCGCTCAAACCTTAGCGGAGCTAAAAGGAAATAAAACAGCGGCTGCAAAGAAGTTAGGGTTATCGGTTCGAAATTTGTATTATAAGCTTGATAAATACAACCTTGCTAAAAATAGCATGCAATAA
- the spo0A gene encoding sporulation transcription factor Spo0A, with translation MKKIKVCVVDDNRELVGLLKDYLVSQEDMEVVGSAHNGQECLDLLEKVTPDVLVLDIIMPHLDGLAVLEKLRDSRKSPMPNVIMLTAFGQEDVTKKAVELGASYFILKPFDLENLGNHIRQVSGKTSAVMRSTSPLTTSPMYRQQMEAKPKNLDASITSIIHEIGVPAHIKGYLYLREAISMVYNDIELLGSITKVLYPDIAKKYNTTASRVERAIRHAIEVAWSRGNIDSISSLFGYTVSMSKAKPTNSEFIAMVADKLRLEHKAS, from the coding sequence GTGAAAAAGATAAAAGTATGTGTAGTTGATGATAATAGAGAGCTAGTTGGCTTACTTAAGGACTATTTAGTGTCCCAAGAAGATATGGAAGTCGTTGGTTCAGCTCATAATGGTCAAGAATGCCTCGATTTATTAGAAAAAGTGACTCCGGATGTTCTTGTTTTAGATATTATTATGCCACACTTAGATGGGCTAGCAGTTCTTGAAAAGTTACGCGATTCTCGAAAGTCTCCGATGCCGAACGTTATTATGCTTACAGCATTCGGCCAAGAGGATGTTACTAAGAAAGCGGTAGAACTTGGAGCTTCTTACTTTATCTTAAAACCATTTGATTTAGAAAATTTAGGAAACCATATTCGTCAAGTGAGTGGAAAAACAAGCGCTGTCATGAGATCAACCTCTCCTTTAACAACAAGTCCAATGTATCGTCAACAAATGGAAGCAAAACCGAAAAATCTTGATGCAAGCATTACTAGTATCATCCATGAAATTGGTGTACCGGCTCATATAAAGGGCTATTTATATTTACGTGAAGCTATTTCTATGGTTTACAACGATATTGAACTGCTTGGCTCTATTACGAAAGTACTGTATCCGGATATTGCTAAGAAATATAATACAACGGCTAGCCGAGTAGAACGTGCAATCCGTCATGCCATTGAGGTTGCTTGGAGCAGAGGAAATATCGACAGCATTTCGAGTCTTTTCGGATATACAGTGAGCATGTCAAAAGCAAAACCTACAAATTCTGAGTTTATCGCGATGGTTGCGGATAAGCTTCGTTTAGAACATAAGGCTTCTTGA
- the bcd gene encoding branched-chain amino acid dehydrogenase — MEIFKYMETYDYEQLVFCQDKQSGLKAIIAIHDTTLGPALGGTRMWTYESEEAAIEDALRLAKGMTYKNAAAGLNLGGGKTVIIGDPRKDKNEEMFRAFGRYIQGLNGRYITAEDVGTTVADMDIIHEETDYVTGISPAFGSSGNPSPVTAYGVYRGMKAAAKEAFGTDSLEGKVVAVQGVGNVAYSLCRHLHEEGAQLIVTDINKEAVQRAVEEFGARAVEPNEIYSVDCDIYAPCALGAVINDHTIPQIKAKVIAGAANNQLRDPRHGDIIHEMGIVYAPDYVINAGGVINVADELYGYNHERAMKKVETIYSNIEKVIEIAKRDRIPTYKAADRMAEERIERMRNSRSQFLQNGHHILSRR; from the coding sequence ATGGAAATTTTTAAGTATATGGAAACTTACGATTACGAGCAGTTGGTGTTTTGCCAAGATAAACAATCCGGATTAAAGGCGATTATCGCTATACATGATACAACATTAGGTCCAGCCTTAGGTGGAACGCGGATGTGGACATACGAGTCAGAAGAAGCAGCGATTGAAGATGCTTTGCGTCTAGCAAAGGGAATGACGTACAAAAATGCAGCGGCAGGATTAAATCTTGGTGGTGGAAAAACAGTTATAATTGGTGATCCGCGTAAAGATAAAAATGAGGAAATGTTCCGTGCATTCGGTCGTTACATTCAAGGATTAAATGGGCGCTACATCACAGCGGAAGATGTAGGAACAACAGTAGCTGATATGGACATAATTCATGAAGAAACGGATTATGTCACGGGTATCTCACCGGCATTTGGTTCTTCTGGGAATCCATCACCAGTTACAGCATATGGTGTATATCGTGGGATGAAAGCTGCTGCAAAGGAAGCATTCGGCACAGATTCACTTGAAGGAAAAGTGGTTGCCGTACAAGGTGTAGGAAATGTAGCATATAGCTTGTGCCGTCATCTTCATGAAGAAGGTGCACAATTAATTGTAACGGATATTAATAAAGAAGCCGTACAAAGGGCTGTTGAAGAATTTGGTGCCAGAGCGGTAGAACCGAATGAAATTTATAGTGTGGATTGTGATATTTATGCACCATGTGCTCTTGGGGCAGTCATCAATGATCACACGATTCCGCAAATTAAAGCGAAAGTCATTGCAGGAGCGGCAAACAATCAGCTACGTGATCCACGCCACGGTGATATCATTCATGAAATGGGAATTGTTTATGCACCAGATTACGTAATCAATGCAGGTGGAGTAATTAACGTAGCAGATGAGCTATACGGCTATAATCATGAGAGAGCTATGAAAAAAGTAGAGACGATCTACTCAAATATTGAAAAAGTTATTGAAATTGCTAAACGGGATAGAATTCCGACATATAAAGCGGCTGATCGAATGGCAGAAGAGCGAATCGAAAGAATGCGTAATTCTAGAAGTCAATTCCTACAAAATGGACATCATATTTTAAGTCGACGTTAA